One window from the genome of Enterococcus haemoperoxidus ATCC BAA-382 encodes:
- a CDS encoding HD domain-containing protein — protein MIVEDVLYGSYEVEEVLARLILSEEIQRLKDVHMAGPAFLINPTWNETRYEHSIGVMLLIKRFGGTIEEQIAGLLHDVSHTAFSHVIDLVLSNKTDDYHEQIKAQLIEDSAIPALLNQYGFDYRQILFDDEQWGLLEQKAPLLCFDRIDYTLREVYRYFSVPLQEIQYFLNSIKIIKKQIVLESVYWADWFIEQYRKVVIDFFYDPQNSCSYEWMSKAIQLGLANEEIILDDLMMTDSAFLKKLKSTGSTEILQLLGNMDHPPEYRVCSSEDDYDIQQQKKIRFVDPLVRLPDKIVPVSKVSKTAQVKIDKMLNESKKGIFIKFD, from the coding sequence ATGATTGTTGAGGATGTTCTATATGGTTCATATGAAGTTGAAGAAGTTCTAGCAAGATTGATTTTATCAGAAGAGATTCAACGTTTAAAAGATGTTCATATGGCAGGACCAGCATTTTTGATTAATCCAACTTGGAATGAAACCAGATATGAGCATTCTATTGGTGTTATGTTGTTAATCAAAAGATTTGGTGGAACAATAGAAGAACAAATTGCAGGGCTGCTACATGATGTGTCTCATACCGCATTTTCACATGTGATCGATTTGGTTTTATCTAATAAAACAGACGATTATCATGAGCAAATCAAAGCACAATTGATTGAAGATTCTGCAATTCCTGCCTTATTAAACCAATATGGATTTGATTATCGGCAGATTTTATTTGATGACGAACAATGGGGATTATTGGAACAAAAAGCACCGTTACTATGTTTTGATCGGATTGATTATACCTTACGTGAAGTTTATCGCTATTTTTCCGTTCCATTACAAGAAATTCAGTATTTTTTGAATTCAATCAAAATCATTAAGAAGCAAATTGTTTTAGAGTCAGTTTATTGGGCTGATTGGTTTATAGAGCAGTATCGAAAAGTAGTAATCGACTTTTTTTATGATCCTCAAAACAGTTGCAGCTATGAGTGGATGTCAAAGGCAATCCAGCTTGGACTAGCAAATGAAGAAATTATCTTAGATGATTTGATGATGACAGATTCAGCTTTTCTCAAGAAGTTAAAATCAACAGGTTCAACTGAAATCCTGCAATTATTGGGCAATATGGATCATCCACCGGAATATCGGGTTTGTTCCAGTGAGGATGATTACGATATCCAGCAGCAAAAGAAAATAAGGTTTGTCGATCCCTTGGTAAGATTGCCTGATAAGATTGTTCCAGTATCAAAGGTTTCAAAAACGGCTCAGGTAAAGATTGATAAAATGCTTAATGAGAGTAAAAAGGGAATTTTTATTAAATTTGATTAA
- a CDS encoding DNA replication initiation control protein YabA, with translation MDKRSLYDGLSSLETDLQGTLGQLSEIKEALHELVEKNTTLEIENQRLREHLQELTKLASDSNDPAKQELSKSRMNLEKLYEEGFHVCNILYGSRRENDEECAFCLDVIYGERYK, from the coding sequence ATGGATAAACGTTCTTTATACGATGGTCTGAGTTCTTTAGAGACGGATCTACAAGGAACTTTGGGACAATTATCAGAAATTAAAGAAGCACTTCACGAGTTAGTTGAAAAAAATACGACACTTGAAATCGAGAATCAACGCTTACGGGAACATTTGCAGGAATTGACTAAACTAGCCAGCGACTCAAATGATCCAGCTAAGCAGGAGTTATCTAAATCTCGAATGAATTTGGAAAAACTTTACGAAGAGGGGTTTCATGTCTGCAACATTTTATATGGTTCACGCCGTGAGAATGATGAAGAATGTGCATTTTGTTTAGATGTTATTTATGGTGAACGATACAAATAA
- the nrdD gene encoding anaerobic ribonucleoside-triphosphate reductase has protein sequence MMEIKQANNEVSSTDSTLNTMKIVKRDGRLVDFDDRKIYDALIKAEQKIRGSLDPLAHERIQEIVERIDQEISDRFAEDVKIYEIQNIVEHILLAKNEYELAEEYINYRTRRDFERSKATDINFTISKLINKDQSVVNENANKDSDVFNTQRDLTAGIVGKSIGLKMLPPHVANAHQKGDIHYHDLDYHPYTPMTNCCLIDFKGMLNDGFKIGNAEVESPKSIQTATAQISQIIANVASSQYGGCSADRVDELLAPFAELNYQKHLADAKEWIDGSERQKEYAKAKTQKDIYDAMQSLEYEINTLFTSNGQTPFTSLGFGLGLSWFEREIQRAILQIRINGLGSEKRTAIFPKLIFTLKRGVNLNETDPNYDVKQLALECATKRMYPDVLNYDKLVDLTGSFKVPMGCRSFLQGWKDEQGKEINVGRMNLGVVTLNLPRIAIEAHGDVDKFWTLLAERLETMKDALVYRVERCKEATPANAPILYMYGAFGKRLSKKESVNELFKNKRATVSLGYIGLYEVASAFYGGEWETNPEAKDFTIAILKDLKAHADKWGDTYGYHFSVYSTPSESLTDRFCRLDTEKFGVVENITDKDYYTNSFHYDVRKNPTPFEKLDFEKDYPQYCSGGFIHYCEYPVLQQNPKALESVWDYAYDRVGYLGTNTPIDHCYECNFEGDFNPTERGFECPQCGNHDPKSCDVVKRTCGYLGNPQARPMVHGRHKEISSRVKHMK, from the coding sequence ATGATGGAAATAAAGCAAGCCAATAATGAAGTGAGTTCTACTGATTCAACCTTGAATACGATGAAAATCGTTAAAAGAGATGGACGTTTAGTTGATTTTGATGATCGAAAAATTTATGATGCTTTGATCAAAGCTGAACAAAAAATCCGAGGTTCTTTAGACCCGCTTGCTCATGAACGGATTCAAGAAATCGTAGAAAGAATTGATCAAGAAATTTCAGATCGTTTCGCTGAAGATGTAAAGATTTATGAGATTCAAAACATTGTCGAACATATTTTACTGGCAAAAAATGAATATGAACTAGCTGAAGAATATATCAACTACCGCACCCGTCGTGATTTTGAACGCAGTAAAGCGACTGACATCAATTTTACGATCAGTAAATTAATCAATAAGGATCAGTCAGTGGTAAACGAAAATGCGAATAAGGACAGTGATGTTTTCAACACTCAACGAGACTTAACTGCTGGAATCGTAGGTAAATCGATTGGCTTAAAAATGTTACCTCCCCATGTTGCAAATGCACACCAAAAAGGTGATATCCATTATCATGACTTAGATTATCATCCATATACACCGATGACTAACTGTTGTTTGATTGATTTTAAAGGAATGCTCAACGATGGTTTTAAAATTGGTAATGCTGAAGTTGAATCCCCTAAATCGATTCAAACGGCTACAGCCCAAATTTCTCAAATTATTGCAAATGTCGCTTCTAGTCAATACGGCGGCTGTTCAGCTGACCGCGTAGATGAATTATTAGCTCCATTTGCTGAACTAAATTATCAAAAACATTTAGCTGATGCAAAAGAATGGATCGATGGATCTGAACGTCAGAAGGAATATGCAAAAGCTAAAACTCAAAAAGATATTTACGATGCAATGCAAAGTTTAGAGTATGAAATCAATACATTATTTACATCTAACGGACAAACACCGTTTACTTCTTTAGGGTTTGGATTAGGACTAAGTTGGTTTGAAAGAGAAATTCAACGAGCAATCTTACAAATCAGAATCAATGGTTTAGGTAGTGAAAAGAGAACGGCAATTTTTCCTAAATTAATATTCACTTTGAAACGCGGGGTAAACTTAAATGAAACAGATCCAAACTACGATGTAAAACAACTAGCATTAGAGTGTGCCACGAAACGAATGTACCCTGATGTTTTAAATTACGATAAATTAGTCGATTTGACTGGCAGCTTTAAGGTCCCAATGGGATGTCGTTCTTTTTTACAAGGATGGAAAGATGAACAAGGCAAGGAAATCAATGTCGGCCGTATGAACTTGGGTGTTGTCACCTTGAATCTTCCTAGAATCGCAATAGAAGCTCATGGAGATGTGGATAAGTTCTGGACTCTTTTAGCCGAGCGTCTTGAAACGATGAAAGATGCTTTAGTCTATCGCGTTGAACGCTGCAAAGAAGCAACACCTGCAAATGCGCCGATTCTTTATATGTATGGTGCTTTTGGAAAACGATTATCTAAAAAAGAATCAGTCAATGAATTATTCAAAAATAAACGTGCTACTGTTTCACTCGGCTATATTGGGTTGTACGAAGTCGCTTCTGCTTTTTACGGTGGAGAATGGGAAACGAATCCTGAGGCAAAAGACTTTACCATTGCGATTTTAAAAGATTTAAAAGCTCATGCAGATAAATGGGGCGATACTTATGGTTATCACTTTAGCGTTTATTCTACACCAAGTGAGAGTTTAACTGATCGTTTCTGTCGTTTAGATACTGAAAAGTTTGGCGTGGTAGAGAATATCACCGATAAAGATTATTACACAAATAGTTTCCATTATGATGTTCGTAAAAATCCAACACCTTTTGAAAAATTAGATTTTGAGAAAGATTATCCACAATATTGTTCTGGCGGTTTTATCCACTATTGTGAATACCCAGTCCTACAACAAAATCCCAAAGCGTTAGAATCTGTTTGGGACTATGCTTATGATCGTGTTGGCTATCTCGGAACAAATACACCGATTGATCATTGCTATGAGTGTAACTTTGAAGGAGATTTCAATCCAACAGAACGCGGTTTTGAATGTCCACAGTGTGGCAACCACGATCCAAAATCATGTGATGTTGTCAAACGTACCTGTGGATATCTAGGCAATCCACAAGCTAGACCAATGGTTCACGGAAGGCACAAAGAAATATCTTCCCGTGTGAAACATATGAAATAA
- a CDS encoding ammonium transporter, whose product MEAGNIAFIMICSTMVFLMTPALAFFYGGLERRKNILNTMMMVICVMGLASVLWIILGYSMSFSGDNLFVGNFDKLFFNQVSMTKGDKIPEGLFAGFQMMFALITTAIITGAVVGRMRFSAIFLFIAIWSIVVYYPMAHMVWGGGFLDEIGSIDFAGGNVVHISSGISGLVLAIVLGQRREYRQTEYRPHNIPFVVLGAGLLWFGWFGFNAGSALAADGLAIHAMLTTNTAAASGMLSWMLIEKLAIGKPTVVGACTGAVVGLVAITPGAGFVSLWSSFVLGALVSPFCYYFISFVKHKFGYDDALDAFGCHGVGGIFGGVMTGLFADPAVGGKTGLIYGGTELFVAQVASIAFTIVFAGVASFLIIKGIQLFMPIRVSAKEEALGLDRIEHDETAYPTFMGLDS is encoded by the coding sequence ATGGAAGCAGGAAATATTGCATTTATCATGATTTGTTCTACGATGGTCTTTTTGATGACACCAGCTTTAGCATTTTTTTATGGCGGGTTAGAACGAAGAAAAAATATTCTCAACACAATGATGATGGTGATTTGCGTGATGGGATTGGCTTCAGTTCTTTGGATCATACTAGGTTATTCGATGTCTTTTAGTGGGGATAACTTATTTGTTGGTAACTTTGATAAGCTATTTTTTAATCAAGTTTCAATGACGAAAGGGGATAAGATTCCAGAAGGATTATTTGCTGGTTTTCAAATGATGTTTGCGTTGATTACTACAGCAATTATTACAGGTGCTGTGGTTGGGCGGATGCGTTTTTCTGCGATTTTTCTATTTATTGCTATCTGGTCGATCGTTGTGTATTACCCAATGGCCCATATGGTTTGGGGCGGAGGCTTTTTAGATGAAATAGGATCGATCGATTTTGCGGGGGGAAATGTGGTTCATATTAGTTCAGGGATTTCAGGGCTTGTACTAGCTATTGTTTTAGGGCAACGTCGTGAATATCGCCAAACAGAGTATCGTCCACATAACATACCGTTTGTTGTTTTAGGTGCTGGTTTACTTTGGTTTGGCTGGTTCGGGTTTAATGCTGGGTCTGCATTAGCAGCCGACGGGTTGGCGATCCACGCAATGCTTACGACAAATACAGCAGCCGCAAGCGGGATGCTTTCATGGATGCTGATTGAAAAATTGGCGATTGGAAAACCTACAGTAGTCGGTGCTTGTACAGGTGCTGTCGTGGGCCTAGTTGCGATTACGCCAGGTGCTGGTTTTGTTTCTCTTTGGAGTTCATTTGTTCTAGGCGCATTAGTCAGTCCGTTTTGTTATTATTTTATTTCATTTGTTAAACATAAATTTGGGTATGATGATGCACTTGATGCATTCGGTTGCCATGGTGTCGGTGGAATTTTTGGTGGGGTCATGACTGGACTATTTGCAGATCCTGCTGTTGGAGGTAAAACTGGATTGATCTATGGTGGAACGGAACTATTTGTGGCCCAAGTCGCTAGCATTGCTTTTACGATTGTATTTGCTGGGGTCGCTAGTTTTCTTATTATCAAAGGGATTCAATTATTCATGCCGATTCGAGTTTCTGCAAAAGAAGAAGCACTGGGATTGGATCGAATCGAACATGACGAAACAGCTTATCCGACATTTATGGGACTAGATTCATAG
- a CDS encoding ABC transporter ATP-binding protein produces MKKILEVNHLSKSYGYRSNKVQVLNNISFSVDQGEFVGIMGPSGAGKSTLLSTISTIALPTTGSVQIDGQDILKMRDHQISDFRRKKLGFIFQNFNLMDTLTVKDNILLPLAVDRMPLVEMEQRLTHVANILGIDQLLTAYPNMISVGQKQRVAAARALITKPKIIFADEPTGSLDSKSAAELLQYMTTMNLQDDATIMMVTHDPYTASYCNRILFIKDGVIFSEVVRQGSRKEFFNRVIDMQATIGGGGRANDF; encoded by the coding sequence ATGAAAAAAATTTTAGAAGTGAACCATTTAAGCAAATCTTATGGGTATCGAAGTAATAAAGTACAAGTTTTAAATAATATTTCCTTTTCTGTTGATCAAGGTGAATTTGTGGGAATCATGGGTCCAAGTGGTGCAGGAAAATCAACATTATTGAGTACTATTTCAACAATCGCATTACCAACAACTGGAAGTGTTCAAATCGATGGTCAAGATATTTTGAAAATGCGGGACCATCAAATTAGCGATTTTCGTCGTAAAAAGTTAGGGTTTATTTTTCAGAATTTTAATTTAATGGATACGTTGACGGTGAAAGATAATATCTTGTTACCGTTGGCTGTTGATCGAATGCCATTAGTTGAAATGGAACAACGTCTAACTCATGTTGCCAACATTTTAGGAATCGATCAGTTATTGACTGCTTACCCTAATATGATTTCTGTTGGGCAAAAACAACGTGTGGCCGCAGCACGAGCATTGATCACCAAACCTAAAATCATATTTGCAGATGAACCTACTGGATCACTGGATTCAAAATCAGCTGCCGAGTTACTTCAATATATGACAACTATGAATTTACAAGATGATGCAACGATCATGATGGTTACTCATGATCCGTATACAGCAAGTTATTGCAATCGCATCTTATTTATTAAAGATGGGGTGATTTTTTCAGAAGTTGTTCGTCAAGGTTCAAGAAAAGAATTCTTTAATCGGGTGATCGATATGCAGGCAACGATTGGCGGAGGTGGCCGTGCCAATGATTTTTAA
- a CDS encoding SDR family oxidoreductase — MTKNQSSSVKKAIITGAASGIGYATAKLFIEKGFIVGLIDADKKRLETISKDFKQSGHECYYRSVDVTDEVSLKKAIDELTDSLEGLDIFFSNAGINGTWAPIETLTIDEWDRTINTNLRSTFLCIKFAIPHMKENGGSIIITSSINGTRIFNNFGASAYSASKAGQVAFTKMAALELARYNIRVNAICPGAIDTAINEKTTYSDELKEVEIKVEFPEGNRPLKNKTGTSKQVAQSVLFLATDASANISGTELYVDGAESLL; from the coding sequence ATGACAAAAAATCAGTCATCATCTGTAAAAAAAGCGATCATCACGGGGGCTGCTTCGGGAATTGGTTATGCTACAGCCAAATTATTTATCGAAAAAGGATTTATCGTAGGTTTAATTGACGCTGACAAAAAACGGTTAGAAACCATTTCTAAAGATTTTAAGCAAAGCGGTCATGAATGCTACTACAGAAGTGTGGATGTAACCGATGAAGTTAGCTTAAAAAAAGCAATTGACGAATTAACTGATAGTCTAGAAGGCTTGGATATCTTTTTCAGTAATGCAGGAATAAATGGAACTTGGGCTCCCATCGAAACCTTAACAATTGATGAATGGGATCGTACAATAAACACTAATTTGCGTAGTACTTTTTTATGCATAAAATTTGCGATTCCCCATATGAAAGAGAACGGTGGCTCAATTATTATCACAAGTTCTATCAACGGGACTAGAATTTTTAATAATTTTGGTGCATCAGCGTACAGTGCTTCAAAAGCTGGGCAAGTTGCCTTTACAAAGATGGCTGCCCTAGAACTTGCGCGTTATAACATTCGGGTCAATGCCATCTGTCCTGGTGCTATCGACACAGCCATCAATGAAAAAACAACCTATTCAGATGAATTAAAAGAAGTTGAAATCAAAGTGGAATTTCCTGAAGGCAATCGTCCTTTAAAAAATAAAACTGGAACTAGTAAACAAGTTGCGCAATCTGTTTTATTTTTGGCAACTGATGCATCGGCTAATATTTCTGGAACTGAGCTTTACGTAGATGGAGCAGAATCTTTACTTTAA
- a CDS encoding P-II family nitrogen regulator: MKKVEAIIQQEKLEELKVKMADSFEALGMTVSQVLGFGNQKGLKEFVRGQEIITTLLPKVKVSFVVLDEEVEEIISLILAICQTGEVGDGKIFVYNVEEAIRIRTGERGAQAI; this comes from the coding sequence ATGAAAAAAGTAGAAGCAATCATCCAGCAGGAAAAACTAGAAGAGCTGAAAGTTAAAATGGCTGATAGTTTTGAAGCACTAGGAATGACCGTAAGCCAAGTTTTAGGATTTGGAAACCAAAAAGGGTTAAAAGAATTTGTTCGTGGTCAAGAAATCATTACAACACTGTTGCCTAAAGTGAAAGTCAGTTTTGTTGTTTTAGACGAGGAAGTGGAAGAGATTATTTCTTTGATTTTGGCTATTTGCCAGACTGGAGAAGTAGGAGACGGTAAAATCTTCGTTTACAATGTAGAAGAAGCGATTCGGATTAGAACGGGTGAACGTGGCGCACAAGCAATATAA
- the rsmI gene encoding 16S rRNA (cytidine(1402)-2'-O)-methyltransferase, producing the protein MQKQKSFDSSSIGQLYLVPTPIGNLEDMSFRCINILKEATIIASEDTRNTQKLLNHFEITTPQISFHEHNYKERIPQFIERLEAGEMIAQVSDAGMPSISDPGHELVEACIEAGIKVIALPGPTAGITALIASGLSPQPFTFYGFLPRKKKEQIEVLDKLKTAVPTQIFYESPHRIATTIKHFSEVFGEERKAVICRELTKLHEEYLRGTLAELRDYLAEHTLKGECCILIEGADGAESAENVDLELSIKEHIEVLMNTGSSSKEAIKEVAKLRGLKKQDVYKEFHVD; encoded by the coding sequence ATGCAAAAACAAAAAAGTTTTGATTCATCTAGCATTGGGCAACTATATTTGGTGCCCACACCAATCGGAAACCTAGAGGATATGAGCTTTCGCTGTATTAATATCTTAAAAGAGGCAACGATCATTGCGAGTGAAGATACCAGAAATACGCAAAAATTACTAAATCACTTTGAGATCACAACTCCTCAAATTAGTTTTCATGAGCATAATTATAAAGAACGGATTCCACAGTTTATAGAACGTTTAGAGGCTGGTGAAATGATTGCTCAAGTCAGTGATGCGGGGATGCCTTCCATTAGTGATCCAGGTCATGAATTGGTTGAGGCATGTATCGAAGCTGGAATCAAAGTGATCGCTTTACCTGGACCGACAGCAGGAATCACAGCACTGATTGCTTCAGGACTGTCACCGCAGCCATTTACATTTTATGGCTTTTTACCTCGAAAGAAAAAAGAACAAATTGAGGTTTTAGATAAGTTAAAAACAGCAGTACCAACGCAAATTTTTTACGAATCACCTCATCGAATTGCCACAACAATAAAGCATTTTTCAGAAGTTTTTGGTGAAGAACGGAAGGCTGTGATTTGCCGTGAATTGACGAAGCTCCATGAAGAATATCTTCGTGGTACGTTGGCTGAATTGAGGGATTACTTGGCGGAACACACATTAAAGGGAGAATGCTGTATTTTAATCGAAGGGGCTGACGGAGCGGAATCAGCAGAAAATGTCGATTTAGAACTTTCGATCAAGGAACATATCGAAGTATTGATGAATACAGGAAGTTCTTCTAAAGAAGCAATCAAAGAAGTTGCTAAACTTCGCGGATTGAAAAAACAGGATGTCTATAAAGAGTTTCATGTAGATTAA
- the dinB gene encoding DNA polymerase IV, whose protein sequence is MISELRFPLKKDTSRKIIHIDMDAFFASVEERDHPELVGHPLVIARHPSDTGGKGVVTTANYEARKFGIHSAMSAQKAYELCPDAIFKPGNYEKYSEISKQIREIFHRYTDIIEPVSIDEAYLDVTTNKIDSKSAIKIAKLIQYDIWNELHLTCSAGVSYNKFLAKLASDFQKPKGLTVVMPDDAETFLKALPIEAFHGVGKKTVPKMHDLGIYTGEDLYKQDEMELIRNFGKMGYSLYRKVRGIHDSPVNITRDRKSVGKEHTYGTPLTTEAQVTAQLRQLAQRVEESLERVQKHGKTVVLKVRYADYTTVTKRRTLPEYISKKEELYYQANLIWEEILGLEQGIRLLGITLTNLDPMAYENMVLPLWEKIQTEEDE, encoded by the coding sequence ATGATAAGTGAATTACGTTTTCCTTTAAAGAAGGATACTTCTCGTAAGATTATTCATATCGACATGGATGCTTTTTTTGCTTCTGTAGAAGAACGTGACCATCCAGAATTAGTCGGACACCCATTAGTGATCGCACGCCATCCAAGTGATACAGGTGGTAAAGGTGTTGTGACTACTGCAAATTATGAAGCGCGTAAATTCGGAATCCATTCTGCAATGAGCGCTCAAAAAGCGTATGAATTATGTCCAGATGCTATTTTTAAACCAGGAAATTATGAAAAATATTCTGAAATTTCTAAGCAAATTCGAGAGATTTTTCATCGCTATACAGATATTATCGAACCCGTTTCAATAGACGAGGCGTATTTAGATGTCACAACAAATAAAATCGATAGTAAATCAGCAATAAAGATTGCTAAATTGATTCAGTATGATATCTGGAACGAATTGCATTTAACTTGTTCAGCAGGTGTCAGCTACAACAAGTTTTTAGCAAAATTAGCGTCTGATTTTCAAAAACCTAAAGGTCTAACGGTTGTGATGCCAGATGATGCAGAAACTTTTTTAAAAGCTTTACCGATTGAAGCATTTCACGGAGTAGGAAAAAAAACAGTTCCTAAAATGCATGATTTAGGTATTTATACTGGGGAAGATCTTTATAAACAAGATGAGATGGAATTGATCCGTAATTTTGGTAAAATGGGGTATTCTCTTTATCGGAAAGTTCGTGGAATCCATGATTCACCGGTAAACATAACAAGAGACCGTAAATCTGTGGGCAAGGAGCATACATATGGAACACCGTTAACGACTGAAGCACAAGTAACTGCTCAATTAAGACAACTAGCACAACGAGTAGAAGAGTCGTTAGAGCGGGTCCAAAAACATGGAAAAACAGTCGTTTTAAAAGTTCGTTATGCTGATTATACAACAGTGACGAAACGTCGGACTCTGCCAGAATATATTTCAAAAAAAGAAGAATTATATTATCAAGCTAACTTGATTTGGGAGGAAATACTTGGTCTCGAACAAGGGATTCGGTTACTAGGGATAACGTTGACTAATCTTGATCCGATGGCTTATGAAAACATGGTATTGCCTTTATGGGAAAAGATACAGACTGAAGAGGACGAATAG
- the nrdG gene encoding anaerobic ribonucleoside-triphosphate reductase activating protein: MRNPKPQEWLAKELSQNYIADYKSFNFVDGEGVRNSLYVSGCLFACEGCFNQAVQSFRYGKPFTKELEDKIIEDLSHDYVQGLTLLGGEPFLNTAVCLTVVDRIHKEFGLNKDIWSWSGYTFEELLLESEDKLELLNKIDILVDGRFELAKKNLNLQFRGSSNQRIIDVKKSLATGKAVIWDKCHDAEQTYEQIKKGNLI, encoded by the coding sequence ATGAGAAATCCTAAACCGCAAGAATGGTTGGCTAAAGAACTTAGTCAAAACTATATTGCAGATTATAAATCATTTAACTTTGTGGATGGCGAAGGCGTGCGCAATAGTCTATATGTTAGTGGATGCCTTTTTGCTTGTGAAGGTTGTTTTAACCAAGCTGTGCAAAGTTTTCGCTATGGTAAACCGTTCACAAAAGAATTAGAAGATAAAATCATCGAAGATTTGTCTCACGATTATGTACAAGGGCTTACCTTATTGGGTGGAGAACCTTTTTTAAATACAGCTGTTTGCTTGACTGTTGTCGATCGAATACACAAAGAATTTGGATTAAATAAAGATATCTGGTCTTGGTCAGGATATACTTTTGAAGAACTGTTACTAGAATCTGAAGATAAACTTGAACTATTAAACAAAATTGATATCTTAGTAGATGGTCGTTTTGAATTAGCTAAGAAGAACTTAAACCTTCAATTCAGAGGCAGTAGTAACCAACGAATCATTGATGTCAAAAAATCATTAGCTACTGGAAAAGCTGTCATTTGGGATAAATGCCATGATGCTGAACAAACCTATGAACAAATAAAAAAAGGGAACTTAATTTAA
- a CDS encoding cryptochrome/photolyase family protein gives MSKTIMWFRKDLRLDDNTAFNKMLEDSHDTEELICLFQLNPLQFLEDSYNHDAFFYTLSTFYEHAKTNNIELHFLYGNVEEKFAELKNAFQDWNTVYFNKDERGFGRERDQIMTTFFEKNQIQVCSFQDSHIHGVEEIKKPTGESYKVFTPYFRKWLTMPKRMYQRTTKNDRSFKKLKHPLFDEGKKHFNQIVEKIELPFDYECGEVAAEAYLKEFIKSHLHNYQKGRDYPFSNQTSKLSRFLRTGELSIRKVWYALNAEPDSDGRQTFISELCWRDFYNMIYFENPKQKTQEIKEKYRQLQWSYNRESFERWKEGKTGFPIVDAGMRQLNQTGWMHNRLRMIVASFLTKDLMIDWRMGEEYFQQKLIDYDAASNIGGWQWAASTGTDAVPYFRIFNPTTQSEKFDPHGEFIRQFIPELKDVPNKYIHEPSKMPAELQNAINVSMGEDYPDPIVDHSKIRSEILAFFKTASS, from the coding sequence ATGAGCAAAACAATTATGTGGTTTCGTAAAGACCTTCGTTTAGATGATAATACAGCATTTAATAAGATGCTAGAAGATAGTCATGATACAGAGGAACTAATTTGTCTTTTTCAATTGAATCCGTTGCAATTTTTAGAAGATAGTTACAATCATGATGCTTTTTTCTACACGTTATCAACATTTTATGAACATGCTAAAACAAATAATATAGAGCTCCATTTTTTATACGGGAATGTGGAAGAAAAATTTGCAGAATTAAAGAATGCTTTTCAAGATTGGAATACAGTATATTTCAATAAAGATGAACGTGGTTTCGGCAGAGAACGGGATCAGATAATGACTACTTTTTTTGAAAAGAACCAGATTCAAGTGTGTTCATTTCAAGATAGTCATATCCATGGTGTTGAAGAAATTAAAAAGCCAACAGGTGAAAGCTACAAAGTTTTTACACCTTATTTCAGAAAATGGCTAACAATGCCTAAACGAATGTATCAACGAACAACGAAGAATGATCGGTCATTTAAAAAGCTGAAGCACCCATTATTTGATGAGGGAAAAAAACACTTTAACCAGATTGTTGAAAAAATAGAATTACCCTTTGATTATGAATGTGGAGAAGTTGCAGCTGAGGCTTATCTGAAAGAATTTATAAAAAGTCACTTACATAATTATCAAAAAGGGAGAGACTATCCTTTTTCAAATCAAACAAGTAAACTATCAAGGTTTTTAAGAACAGGGGAATTATCCATTCGCAAAGTTTGGTATGCTCTAAATGCTGAACCAGATTCGGATGGTCGTCAAACATTTATCTCAGAACTATGCTGGCGTGATTTTTATAATATGATTTATTTTGAAAATCCTAAACAAAAAACACAAGAGATCAAAGAGAAATATCGACAACTGCAATGGAGTTATAATCGAGAATCGTTTGAGCGATGGAAAGAAGGAAAGACAGGTTTTCCAATCGTTGATGCTGGAATGAGACAGCTCAATCAAACGGGGTGGATGCATAACCGTTTGCGAATGATCGTGGCATCATTCCTGACGAAAGATTTAATGATTGATTGGCGGATGGGAGAAGAATATTTCCAGCAAAAATTAATCGATTATGATGCTGCAAGTAATATTGGTGGTTGGCAATGGGCAGCGTCTACAGGAACAGATGCAGTTCCTTACTTTCGAATATTCAATCCCACAACACAAAGTGAAAAATTCGATCCTCATGGAGAGTTTATCCGTCAGTTTATTCCAGAATTAAAAGATGTGCCAAATAAATATATTCATGAGCCAAGTAAGATGCCAGCGGAACTCCAAAATGCCATAAATGTTTCTATGGGTGAAGATTACCCTGATCCAATCGTTGATCATAGCAAAATTCGTTCAGAGATTCTTGCATTTTTCAAGACAGCTTCATCTTAG